GGTCCAGATTGGTGGTATTTTGTCTGAATAGTAACTTGCCGGCATAAAATGAAGTTGGACTGGTTCCCAATGGGAGGGAAGCATTAACGGTATTGTTGATGTTAAATGCGATATTGTTCTCCCCACTGGTATTGCTCAGGTCATAATTCCAGCTGCCGAGTTTGCCTTTCAGGCCGCCGGTGAAAGAAAGGTCATTGATCTTGGTATCAATAAGCGGAAGAAAACCATTCGGATAGATCGTCAGGTCAATCTGGGTAGTCTGGGTTGGCAGCCGGAAGAAACCAGCTGCACTTCCTGTTTTGTGGGTATAACCACCTGCAAAATAAAGCTCAGCATTTTCAGAGAAGTTATATTGCCCGTTTAAAAAGAAACCGCCGTTTTTGGAATCAGAATTTCCTACACGCATGTTATTTCTGTCCAGGCCATTTGCTGCAGCCCTTGCATCATCTGCTGCTTTTAAACTGGCAAATCTGGCCTGAAAATCAGCCTCTGTTTCCGTTGCTCCTTTTGTTGGGTTGGCAGAATACAATAAAGGACGGGTATCCAGGCCGCCACGGTTGGTGTAACCACGTTGTAAATACTGACCGGCAAAATTGATAAAGCCCCGGTCACTTTTGAAAGCCCATCCCTTGCTGAAATCAACCTGAAAAGTCCGGCCATCGTTAAACTCCCTGCCTAAAGCTTTAGAGTCAGACTGCCCGAAGGAAGTGGAAAAGCTGTAAGGGGTAACTTTTTTTAAGACCACATTGATTACCCCGGCAATGGCATCAGAACCATATTGTGCGGCAGCACCGTCACGTAAAACTTCAATGCGTTCAATGGCTGCAACAGGAATAGAGTTCATGTCGGTGCCTACGGTACCACGGCCAAAAGTACCATTGATATTCACCAAGGCGGTGGTGTGTCTGCGTTTCCCGTTTACCAGGACCAAAACCTGATCGGGGCCCAGCCCACGTAAAGAGGCGGGGTCGATATGGTCTGTCCCATCAGCAACCGTTTGTCTGTTGGAACTGAAGGAAGGGGCAACGTAATTTAAGATCTGGGTAACGTCTACCTGGGCAAAAGTCCGGACGTCTTTGCTGGTAATCAAATCTACGGGAACCAGACTTTGGATGTTGGTCCTTGGTACAGATGACCTCGAACCCACTACAATGACATCCAGTAATAACTGTTTGGCATCCCGAAGACTAAAGTCCAGCGTTTTTACAGTATTGTCGATGTCTACCTGAGCTTCGGAAGTTTCATAACCGGTAAAGGATACGCGTATTCTATAATTCCCGGCTGCCGGAAACTTTAAAGCATATTGTCCGTTAGCATCGGAAGAGGTTCCTATTTTGGCACCTATTACCTGAATGGTCGCGCCCGGAATCACCGAGCCTGCAGAATCTGTGACTTTCCCTTTTAAGCCCTGGGCAAATAACTGACCAGAGAGTAGCAGGAAAAAGATCAGAAAAGAGATTTTGTGTAAATTTTTTTTCATAGGGTTTTAGATTTATATAGCAATATAACAAAAAAATTACACGATTAACAGTAGAATGGGCGCTTTGCCAAATAATGTTTCGTATGACCCTCTATTTTGCCTTGAAAGCGGTTTCTTTCCTGAATTTGTGGTCGATTTTTGTTGTGATTGTTTTGCCCAGTTATTAATCCTCAGTTAACTGATAATAGAGGGTTGATTGATCCCTGATTGATCCAGTAGCTCTATGAAGGCTGATTTATAGTTCAATAGGGGTTTAATTTGTTTTAACATGAAATTAACAATAGCGGCAAAACATTTCGTATATTCAGTGTATAAATAAAGTATCTATGAATTTAAATATAACAAGATGGGAAAATTAAAAGGTGGCCCTTTTGGCGGGGTCTATGGAAAAGTCGGTAATCTGGTTGGTTACATGCTGAATGGAGAGAACATTTTGAGGAAAATAGGCAAGAGCAGTAAACCACTTACACCGGCAAGAAAAGCCAATTGCGAGAAAATGACCGTGGTAAACCGGTTCTTAAATACCTCACTTCGTTTCCTCAATATAGGTTTTGGTCTGGCCGTTATCGGAACGAATAGAAATGCTTATAATGAAGCGGTTTCCTATAACAAAATGAATGCTGTTCAGGGAGAATACCCGAACATCAGTATGGATTATGCCAAAGCATTGCTAAGTAAGGGAAGCCTGCTGAAGGCTAATAAGCCTCAGGTGGCAGAAGTAGAGGGTGGAGTAGCGTTTAGCTGGGATACTTCCGGCATTCCAGCGGAATATAGCAACGATCGGGTGATGTTATTGGTTTATTTTCCCAATACCGGAACAAGTACTTTTAATCCAAGTGGGGCCAAACGGTCTGAAGGAAAAGAGCTGCTCTGGATTGGTTCCGAAATGGCAAACGAACCTATGGAAGCTTATATTTCCTTTATCAACCCTTTCGGAACGGAGATTTCGGATAGTGTATATGTGGGATCTTTAAATGCAGCAGTTCCGGAAATAGATCTGGAGCAGCAGACCGGTATGATAGAGGAAATCGCCCCGAAAGATAAGGACAGGCCCGATGCGGTCATTGTACAAAGGAAATCCAGATCAAAGGAGCAGGCACCAAAGACACGAACCCAGCGGAAGTTGTCTCTTTTCTTCAAGGGATCAAAGCAAAACATAGCGCCCTCCTGAAATTGATGTTTCTACTGACACCAGGTTTTGAAATCAAATTTATCAAAGTGATCGCAGCTGACCGCCTTCTCTTTGGAAATGAATACATAAGGCTTTAGTCCTGATGTTGCCATCATGGAGTAATAGTAGTGTTCATCTTCGCCATACAGCCAGTATTCGCCAGAGCCGGTATTCATTTGTGTTGCCTTAAAACTGATCATGGAGCTTTCCTCAGGAATCAGGTAGCCTTGTCCTGTACCAATGCCCCATAAATTTGCCATCACATTCGTGCTGATCAGTAGTGCTGTAATTACGAAAAGCAGTAAAATACCAAAGACCGGCAATTTCTTTTTCATGAAGCCTTCCAGGTTTTTAGCTCTTCGGTGATGAAATA
This region of Pedobacter steynii genomic DNA includes:
- a CDS encoding TonB-dependent receptor, which encodes MKKNLHKISFLIFFLLLSGQLFAQGLKGKVTDSAGSVIPGATIQVIGAKIGTSSDANGQYALKFPAAGNYRIRVSFTGYETSEAQVDIDNTVKTLDFSLRDAKQLLLDVIVVGSRSSVPRTNIQSLVPVDLITSKDVRTFAQVDVTQILNYVAPSFSSNRQTVADGTDHIDPASLRGLGPDQVLVLVNGKRRHTTALVNINGTFGRGTVGTDMNSIPVAAIERIEVLRDGAAAQYGSDAIAGVINVVLKKVTPYSFSTSFGQSDSKALGREFNDGRTFQVDFSKGWAFKSDRGFINFAGQYLQRGYTNRGGLDTRPLLYSANPTKGATETEADFQARFASLKAADDARAAANGLDRNNMRVGNSDSKNGGFFLNGQYNFSENAELYFAGGYTHKTGSAAGFFRLPTQTTQIDLTIYPNGFLPLIDTKINDLSFTGGLKGKLGSWNYDLSNTSGENNIAFNINNTVNASLPLGTSPTSFYAGKLLFRQNTTNLDLDKKYSFDSGFLTSLNTAIGGEFRIDNYQIKPGEELSYSYGQPSKGIPGRMVGSSFTAAGAQVFPGFKPVNALNKSRHNISGYLDFEAEFGSRVTLEAAGRYENYSDFGSNFSYKFAGKIKLFGDVSLRGAYATGFRAPSLHQRYFNNESTQFVAGNPTQVLTVNNDNPIVSQFGVGSLKPEISRSGSLGLAGRIAKTFTFTIDAYNIDIDDRIVFSSQYARERGAGGVLIPSGVVNQILNTVDPNAQVNSVQFFTNAIKTNTAGLDVVLTNRFLLGTSSSLLLSVAGNLNKTIVRSIQGSPKIESDPTLKAKLFDRLERSRFESSVPKNKLNITANYTVDKLSFVARTVRFGEVTFLNAVDPNLPANNLPLQLDQTFSPKWVSDFSISYAPSKALTVTVGANNIFDVYPDKLYIDPRNNEYNLSGVSGSNYSGGLDNTSNGRFLFPRAISQFGFSGRYVYGKIACTF
- a CDS encoding DUF6266 family protein, which encodes MGKLKGGPFGGVYGKVGNLVGYMLNGENILRKIGKSSKPLTPARKANCEKMTVVNRFLNTSLRFLNIGFGLAVIGTNRNAYNEAVSYNKMNAVQGEYPNISMDYAKALLSKGSLLKANKPQVAEVEGGVAFSWDTSGIPAEYSNDRVMLLVYFPNTGTSTFNPSGAKRSEGKELLWIGSEMANEPMEAYISFINPFGTEISDSVYVGSLNAAVPEIDLEQQTGMIEEIAPKDKDRPDAVIVQRKSRSKEQAPKTRTQRKLSLFFKGSKQNIAPS